Proteins from a genomic interval of Chanos chanos chromosome 3, fChaCha1.1, whole genome shotgun sequence:
- the LOC115808190 gene encoding tubulin alpha-1B chain-like — translation MPSDKTIGGGDDSFNTFFSETGAGKHVPRAVFVDLEPTVIDEVRTGTYRQLFHPEQLITGKEDAANNYARGHYTIGKELIDLVLDRIRKLADQCTGLQGFLVFHSFGGGTGSGFTSLLMERLSVDYGKKSKLEFSIYPAPQVSTAVVEPYNSILTTHTTLEHSDCAFMVDNEAIYDICRRNLDIERPTYTNLNRLISQIVSSITASLRFDGALNVDLTEFQTNLVPYPRIHFPLATYAPVISAEKAYHEQLSVAEITNACFEPANQMVKCDPRHGKYMACCLLYRGDVVPKDVNAAIATIKTKRTIQFVDWCPTGFKVGINYQPPTVVPGGDLAKVQRAVCMLSNTTAIAEAWARLDHKFDLMYAKRAFVHWYVGEGMEEGEFSEAREDMAALEKDYEEVGVDSIEGEGEEEGEEY, via the exons ATGCCTAGTGACAAGACCATCGGAGGGGGGGACGACTCCTTCAACACCTTCTTCAGTGAGACTGGGGCTGGAAAGCATGTGCccagggctgtgtttgtggaCCTGGAGCCCACTGTCATTG acgAAGTCCGCACTGGAACCTACCGCCAGTTGTTCCACCCTGAGCAACTGATCACGGGAAAAGAGGATGCTGCAAACAATTATGCTCGTGGTCACTACACCATTGGCAAAGAGCTCATTGACCTGGTGTTGGACAGGATTCGCAAACTG GCTGACCAGTGCACAGGTCTGCAGGGTTTCCTGGTCTTTCACAGCTTTGGAGGTGGCACCGGCTCTGGTTTCACCTCCCTGCTGATGGAGCGCCTGTCTGTTGACTATGGCAAGAAGTCCAAGCTGGAGTTCTCCATCTACCCAGCTCCCCAGGTGTCTACAGCTGTAGTAGAGCCTTACAACTCCATCCTGACCACCCACACCACCCTGGAGCACTCTGACTGTGCCTTCATGGTGGACAATGAGGCTATTTACGACATTTGCCGTAGAAACCTAGACATTGAGCGCCCTACATACACCAATCTTAACAGGCTCATCAGTCAGATTGTGTCCTCAATCACAGCCTCCCTCCGCTTTGATGGTGCCCTGAATGTTGATCTGACCGAGTTCCAGACCAACTTGGTGCCCTATCCCCGTATCCATTTCCCACTGGCTACGTACGCTCCAGTGATCTCCGCTGAGAAAGCTTACCATGAGCAGCTCTCAGTGGCCGAAATCACTAATGCTTGCTTtgagccagccaatcagatggtCAAATGCGACCCTCGTCACGGCAAGTACATGGCTTGCTGCCTGTTGTACCGCGGTGACGTAGTGCCCAAAGATGTGAATGCTGCCATCGCCACCATCAAGACCAAGCGTACCATCCAGTTTGTGGACTGGTGTCCCACTGGTTTCAAGGTTGGTATCAACTACCAGCCCCCCACTGTGGTTCCTGGTGGAGACCTGGCCAAGGTGCAGAGGGCTGTGTGCATGTTGAGCAACACCACGGCTATTGCCGAAGCCTGGGCACGACTGGATCACAAATTTGATCTGATGTATGCCAAGCGTGCCTTTGTGCACTGGTATGTGGGTGAGGGTATGGAGGAGGGAGAGTTCTCTGAGGCCAGAGAGGATATGGCAGCTCTGGAGAAAGATTATGAAGAGGTTGGTGTTGATTCCATTGAAGgcgagggagaggaggaaggagaggagtaTTAA